A window of the Streptomyces albireticuli genome harbors these coding sequences:
- a CDS encoding bifunctional metallophosphatase/5'-nucleotidase, with translation MPLNRRNFLGRTAATGAGVALVGSVGVVGAGPAAALGSDRGKRRYAFTVMGTTDLHGNVFNWDYFTDAEFDDKAHNDVGLAKISTLVNEVREAKGRRNTLLIDAGDTIQGTQLSYYYAKVDPITRKHGPVHPMAQAMNAIGYDAAALGNHEFNYGIPVLRKFEEQCDFPLLGANALDAKTLRPAFAPYVMKRVRTPFGRDVKVAVLGLTNPGIAIWDKANVQGKMTFPGLEEQAAKWVPRLRSMGADVVIVSAHSGSSGTSSYGDQLPHVENAAALVAEQVPGIDAILVGHAHTEIPEYRVVNKKTGKEVVLSEPLKWGQRLTLFDFGLVWERGCWRVESVSAKVLNSNTVPEDKKITGLLRDEHEKVVAYVNQVIGTSTAAMGAAEAPFKDTPIIDFINHVQAETVRGALAGTAYASLPVLSQASCFSRTAAVPAGRVTIREVAGLYPFENTLEARVLTGAQLREYLEFSARYYVRTPAGGAVDPAKLTNAEGIPDYNYDAVSGLSYEIDIAKAPGARVTKLSFDGRPLDDAAQFVLAVNNYRASGGGNFPHIARAKQVWANSEEIRNTIISWVKAQGSIDVGRFGSVDWKLTRDGAPVF, from the coding sequence GTGCCGCTGAACCGGAGAAACTTTCTGGGGCGTACCGCCGCGACGGGTGCGGGGGTCGCGCTCGTGGGCTCGGTGGGGGTGGTGGGGGCCGGTCCGGCCGCGGCGCTCGGGTCGGACCGTGGGAAGCGGCGTTACGCGTTCACGGTGATGGGGACGACGGATCTGCACGGGAACGTCTTCAACTGGGACTACTTCACGGATGCGGAGTTCGACGACAAGGCGCACAACGATGTGGGTCTGGCGAAGATATCGACGCTGGTGAATGAGGTGCGGGAGGCGAAGGGGCGGCGGAATACGCTGCTCATCGACGCGGGCGACACGATTCAGGGTACGCAGTTGTCGTACTACTACGCCAAGGTGGATCCGATCACGCGGAAGCACGGTCCGGTGCATCCGATGGCGCAGGCGATGAACGCGATCGGTTATGACGCGGCGGCGCTGGGGAACCACGAGTTCAATTACGGCATACCGGTGCTGCGGAAGTTCGAGGAGCAGTGTGATTTTCCGCTGCTGGGGGCGAACGCGCTGGATGCGAAGACGTTGCGGCCGGCGTTCGCGCCGTATGTGATGAAGCGGGTGCGGACGCCGTTCGGCCGTGATGTGAAGGTGGCGGTGCTGGGGTTGACCAACCCGGGGATCGCGATCTGGGACAAGGCGAATGTCCAGGGGAAGATGACGTTCCCGGGGTTGGAGGAGCAGGCGGCGAAGTGGGTGCCGCGGCTTCGGTCGATGGGCGCGGATGTGGTGATCGTGTCTGCGCATTCGGGTTCGAGCGGTACGTCCTCGTACGGTGACCAGTTGCCGCATGTGGAGAACGCGGCGGCGCTGGTGGCGGAGCAGGTGCCGGGTATCGACGCGATTCTGGTGGGTCACGCGCACACGGAGATTCCCGAGTACCGGGTGGTGAACAAGAAGACGGGCAAGGAGGTCGTGCTTTCGGAGCCGTTGAAGTGGGGGCAGCGGCTGACGTTGTTCGACTTCGGTCTGGTGTGGGAGCGGGGTTGCTGGCGGGTGGAGTCGGTGTCGGCGAAGGTGCTGAATTCCAATACGGTGCCGGAGGACAAGAAGATCACCGGGTTGCTGCGCGATGAGCACGAGAAGGTCGTGGCGTATGTGAATCAGGTGATCGGTACGTCGACGGCGGCGATGGGTGCGGCGGAGGCTCCGTTCAAGGACACGCCGATCATCGATTTCATCAATCATGTGCAGGCGGAGACGGTGCGGGGGGCGCTGGCGGGGACGGCGTACGCGTCGTTGCCGGTGCTGTCGCAGGCGTCGTGCTTCTCGCGTACGGCGGCGGTGCCGGCGGGCAGGGTGACGATCCGTGAGGTGGCGGGGCTGTATCCGTTCGAGAACACGCTGGAGGCGCGGGTGCTGACGGGTGCGCAGCTGCGGGAGTATCTGGAGTTCTCGGCGCGGTATTACGTGCGGACGCCGGCGGGTGGTGCGGTGGATCCGGCGAAGCTGACGAACGCGGAGGGCATTCCGGATTACAACTATGACGCGGTCAGCGGCCTCTCCTACGAGATCGACATCGCGAAGGCGCCGGGGGCGCGGGTGACGAAGTTGTCGTTCGACGGGAGGCCGCTGGATGACGCGGCGCAGTTCGTGCTGGCGGTGAACAATTACCGGGCGAGTGGTGGGGGGAATTTCCCGCACATCGCGCGGGCGAAGCAGGTGTGGGCGAATTCGGAGGAGATCCGTAACACGATCATCTCGTGGGTGAAGGCCCAGGGGTCGATCGATGTGGGCCGGTTCGGGTCAGTGGACTGGAAGCTGACGCGGGATGGTGCGCCGGTCTTCTGA
- a CDS encoding SIMPL domain-containing protein produces the protein MTTPEPTHPPTPQHAPQPLPYGTPEHPRIAVRGEARLEVDPEIAHLGITVTARNTDRDTTLTDLTRRNNQVLDLLKTTTGDAVERIETGTFTLTPQLSEKSRGERVRAYHGTVHHTATLSDFTTLGELTTRLAALDLTRVDGPWWALRPDSPAHREARRQAVQDAVRRAREYADALGARLVALLELADEGAENASFGGMPPVVGMSRAAGFGGAPEAAPALDLEPQRQTVYAQVNARLTMTPPAL, from the coding sequence ATGACCACACCCGAGCCCACACACCCGCCCACACCCCAGCACGCCCCCCAGCCCCTGCCCTACGGCACCCCCGAACACCCCCGCATCGCCGTACGCGGCGAGGCCCGCCTGGAGGTCGACCCCGAGATCGCCCACCTCGGCATCACCGTCACCGCCCGCAACACCGACCGCGACACCACCCTCACCGACCTCACCCGCCGCAACAACCAGGTCCTCGACCTCCTCAAGACCACCACCGGCGACGCCGTCGAACGCATCGAGACCGGCACCTTCACCCTCACCCCCCAGCTCTCCGAGAAGAGCCGCGGCGAACGCGTCCGCGCCTACCACGGCACCGTCCACCACACCGCCACCCTCAGCGACTTCACCACCCTCGGCGAACTCACCACCCGCCTCGCCGCCCTCGACCTCACCCGCGTCGACGGCCCCTGGTGGGCCCTGCGCCCCGACTCACCCGCCCACCGCGAAGCCCGCCGGCAGGCCGTACAGGACGCCGTGCGGCGCGCCCGCGAATACGCCGACGCCCTCGGCGCCCGGCTGGTCGCCCTCCTGGAGCTCGCCGACGAAGGCGCGGAGAACGCCTCCTTCGGCGGTATGCCCCCGGTCGTGGGAATGTCCCGCGCGGCCGGCTTCGGCGGAGCCCCGGAAGCCGCCCCCGCACTCGATCTCGAACCCCAGCGCCAGACCGTCTACGCACAGGTCAACGCCCGGTTGACGATGACCCCGCCGGCCCTCTGA
- the pyk gene encoding pyruvate kinase, which produces MRRAKIVCTLGPATDSYEQIKALVEAGMDVARFNLSHGTYVEHEARYQRVRKAADETGRNIGILADLQGPKIRLGRFREGPVLLERGDEFTITVEEGAEGDRHSCGTTYDGLAADVTKGERILVDDGRVTLEVTEVDGPRVRTIVIEGGMVSDHKGLNLPGVAVSVPALSHKDVEDLRWAIRTGADIIALSFVRSAADIRDVHRVMDQEGRRLPVIAKIEKPQAVQNLDGIVDAFDGIMVARGDLGVEMPLETVPIVQKRAIKLAKRNAKPVIVATQMLDSMIDASRPTRAEASDVANAVIDGTDAVMLSGETSVGKYPVETVKTMGRIVAAAEEDVLAKGLPPLTERSKPRTQGGSVARAAAEMGDFLGAKYLVAFTQSGDTVRRLSRYRSPIPLLAFTPEPATRSQLNLTWGVETFLGPMVQTTDEMVDQVDEYLLRIGRCRKGDMVIITAGSPPGVAGTTNLVRVHHIGEE; this is translated from the coding sequence ATGCGCCGAGCGAAAATCGTCTGCACCCTGGGACCCGCCACCGATTCGTACGAGCAGATCAAGGCACTCGTCGAAGCCGGCATGGACGTCGCCCGCTTCAACCTCAGCCACGGCACGTACGTCGAGCACGAGGCGCGGTACCAGCGCGTACGCAAGGCGGCCGACGAAACCGGCCGCAACATCGGCATCCTCGCCGACCTTCAAGGTCCGAAGATCCGCCTGGGCAGGTTCCGCGAAGGTCCTGTACTCCTTGAACGCGGCGACGAATTCACCATCACCGTCGAGGAGGGCGCCGAGGGCGACCGCCACTCCTGCGGCACCACCTACGACGGCCTCGCCGCCGACGTCACCAAGGGCGAGCGCATCCTCGTCGACGACGGCCGCGTCACCCTTGAGGTCACCGAGGTCGACGGACCGCGCGTCCGCACCATCGTCATCGAGGGCGGCATGGTCTCCGACCACAAGGGCCTCAACCTCCCCGGCGTCGCCGTCTCCGTCCCCGCCCTCTCCCACAAGGACGTCGAAGACCTCCGCTGGGCGATCCGGACCGGCGCCGACATCATCGCCCTCTCCTTCGTCCGCAGCGCGGCCGACATCCGCGACGTCCACCGCGTCATGGACCAGGAGGGCCGCCGCCTCCCCGTCATCGCCAAGATCGAGAAGCCCCAGGCCGTCCAGAACCTCGACGGCATCGTCGACGCGTTCGACGGGATCATGGTGGCCCGCGGTGACCTCGGCGTCGAAATGCCCCTGGAAACGGTCCCGATCGTCCAGAAGCGGGCCATCAAGCTCGCCAAGCGCAACGCCAAGCCGGTGATCGTCGCCACCCAGATGCTGGACTCCATGATCGACGCCTCCCGCCCCACCCGCGCGGAGGCCTCGGACGTCGCCAACGCCGTCATCGACGGCACGGACGCGGTGATGCTGAGCGGCGAGACCAGCGTGGGCAAATACCCGGTCGAGACGGTCAAGACCATGGGCCGCATCGTGGCCGCCGCCGAGGAGGACGTCCTCGCCAAGGGCCTCCCCCCACTGACCGAACGCAGCAAGCCCCGCACCCAGGGCGGCTCCGTCGCCCGCGCCGCAGCCGAGATGGGCGACTTCCTGGGCGCCAAGTACCTGGTCGCCTTCACCCAATCCGGTGACACCGTCCGCCGCCTCTCGCGGTACCGCTCACCGATCCCGCTGCTGGCCTTCACGCCCGAGCCGGCGACGCGCTCGCAGCTCAATCTGACGTGGGGCGTGGAGACGTTCCTGGGGCCGATGGTGCAGACGACGGACGAGATGGTGGATCAGGTGGACGAGTACCTGCTGCGGATCGGTCGCTGCCGGAAGGGGGACATGGTGATCATCACGGCGGGGTCGCCGCCCGGGGTGGCGGGGACGACGAATCTTGTGCGGGTGCACCACATCGGGGAGGAGTGA
- a CDS encoding helix-turn-helix domain containing protein, with protein MYDNATRQRALALVRQGRSLNSVSKQTGISRHAIRSWQERLTPLTRTTECSVCDAGQPPTDHAAYVYLLGLYLGDGCLSAGRRGVYALRIACADAWPGLIKSCRDAMASVRPANKVCVIRKQGCVMVTSYSKHWPCLFPQHGPGKKHERPIALAPWQRDLVDSHPWEFIRGLIHSDGCRITNWTVRLVGGERKRYEYTRYFFTNKSDDIRDLYCETLDKVGVEWKMTRRGKDPFNISVARRDSVALMDLCVGPKH; from the coding sequence GTGTACGACAACGCAACGCGTCAACGTGCTCTCGCGCTCGTCCGCCAAGGCCGCAGCCTCAACTCCGTGAGCAAGCAGACCGGCATATCCCGTCACGCGATCCGCAGCTGGCAGGAGAGACTCACCCCCCTCACCCGTACGACCGAGTGTTCGGTGTGCGACGCCGGGCAGCCGCCTACGGACCACGCCGCCTACGTCTACTTACTGGGCCTCTATCTTGGTGACGGCTGCCTGAGCGCCGGACGGCGCGGCGTCTATGCCTTACGTATCGCGTGCGCGGACGCGTGGCCCGGCCTCATCAAGTCCTGCCGGGACGCCATGGCGAGCGTTCGTCCGGCGAACAAGGTGTGCGTCATCCGCAAGCAGGGCTGCGTCATGGTGACGAGTTACAGCAAGCACTGGCCCTGCCTGTTCCCTCAGCACGGGCCCGGGAAGAAGCACGAGCGTCCGATCGCCCTCGCCCCCTGGCAGCGGGACCTCGTGGACAGCCACCCCTGGGAGTTCATCCGTGGGCTCATCCATTCCGACGGCTGCCGCATCACCAACTGGACCGTCCGCCTCGTGGGCGGTGAGCGGAAGCGCTACGAGTACACGAGGTACTTCTTCACGAACAAGTCCGACGACATCCGCGATCTCTACTGCGAGACCCTCGACAAGGTCGGCGTCGAGTGGAAGATGACCCGCCGCGGCAAGGACCCCTTCAACATCTCCGTGGCCCGCCGCGACTCCGTCGCGCTCATGGACCTCTGCGTCGGCCCCAAGCACTGA
- a CDS encoding ANTAR domain-containing response regulator: MTAAEPTPPVDDEQPHTPPHTTRVVIAEDEALIRLDLKEMLEEEGYSVVGEAGDGETAVALAREHKPDLVILDVKMPVLDGISAAEQIAGDSIAPVLMLTAFSQRELVERARDAGAMAYLVKPFSKSDVVPAIEMAVSRFTQLKALEQEVADLSQRLETRKLVDRAKSVLQTQYGLTEPAAFRWIQKTSMDRRMSMQQVAEAVIEDAAEKKAKG; the protein is encoded by the coding sequence GTGACCGCCGCCGAGCCCACGCCGCCCGTCGACGACGAGCAGCCGCACACCCCTCCGCACACCACCCGCGTCGTGATCGCCGAGGACGAGGCCCTCATCCGGCTCGACCTCAAAGAGATGCTGGAGGAGGAGGGCTACTCCGTCGTGGGTGAGGCCGGGGACGGTGAGACCGCCGTCGCGCTGGCGCGGGAGCACAAGCCCGACCTGGTCATCCTCGATGTGAAGATGCCCGTCCTCGACGGGATCTCCGCCGCCGAGCAGATCGCCGGGGACTCCATCGCGCCCGTGCTGATGCTCACCGCCTTCTCGCAGCGCGAGCTCGTGGAGCGGGCCCGGGACGCCGGTGCCATGGCGTACCTGGTGAAGCCGTTCAGCAAGAGCGACGTCGTCCCGGCCATCGAGATGGCCGTCTCGCGGTTCACCCAGCTGAAGGCCCTGGAGCAGGAGGTCGCCGACCTCTCGCAGCGGCTGGAGACGCGCAAGCTCGTGGACCGGGCGAAGAGCGTGCTCCAGACCCAGTACGGGCTGACGGAGCCGGCCGCGTTCCGCTGGATCCAGAAGACGTCGATGGACCGCCGCATGTCGATGCAGCAGGTCGCCGAGGCGGTCATCGAGGACGCCGCGGAGAAGAAGGCGAAGGGGTAG
- a CDS encoding ABC transporter ATP-binding protein — protein MTAPLLEVANLRVAYGKIEAVKGISFTVEAGQVVTLIGTNGAGKTTTLRTLSGLLKPLAGTVRFDGRPLAGVPAHKIVALGLAHSPEGRHIFPRLTIAENLQLGAFLRKDGAAIDRDVRHVYELFPILGERAKQASGTLSGGEQQMLAMGRALMSRPKLLMLDEPSMGLSPIMMQKIMETITELKASGTTILLVEQNAQAALSLADHGHVMETGRIVLSGTGTDLLHDESVRKAYLGED, from the coding sequence ATGACCGCCCCCCTCCTGGAGGTGGCGAACCTCCGCGTCGCCTACGGCAAGATCGAAGCCGTCAAAGGCATCTCCTTCACCGTCGAGGCCGGCCAGGTCGTCACCCTCATCGGCACCAACGGCGCCGGCAAGACCACGACCCTCCGCACCCTCTCCGGCCTCCTCAAACCCCTCGCGGGCACCGTCCGCTTCGACGGCCGGCCGCTGGCCGGCGTCCCCGCCCACAAGATCGTCGCCCTCGGCCTCGCCCACTCCCCCGAGGGCCGGCACATCTTCCCCCGCCTCACCATCGCCGAGAACCTCCAGCTGGGAGCCTTCCTACGCAAGGACGGCGCGGCCATCGACCGGGACGTCCGGCACGTCTACGAGCTCTTCCCGATCCTCGGCGAACGCGCGAAACAGGCCTCCGGCACCCTCTCCGGCGGCGAGCAGCAGATGCTCGCCATGGGCAGGGCCCTGATGTCCCGCCCCAAGCTCCTCATGCTCGACGAGCCGTCCATGGGCCTCTCCCCGATCATGATGCAGAAGATCATGGAGACCATCACCGAGCTCAAGGCCTCCGGCACCACGATCCTGCTCGTCGAGCAGAACGCCCAGGCCGCGCTGTCCCTGGCCGACCACGGCCACGTCATGGAGACCGGCCGCATCGTCCTGTCCGGGACGGGCACGGACCTGCTCCACGACGAGTCGGTGCGCAAGGCGTACCTGGGCGAGGACTGA
- a CDS encoding ABC transporter ATP-binding protein: MTTTATTPAPTPTDGTPVLTATGVTMRFGGLTAVRAVDLTVSTQEIVGLIGPNGAGKTTFFNCLTGLYIPTEGTVTYRDTVLPPKPHLVTKAGIARTFQNIRLFANMTVLENVLVGRHTRTHEGLFAALLRTPRFHRAETASTHRAMELLDFTGLAPKADHLARNLPYGEQRKLEIARALASDPGLLLLDEPTAGMNPQETRATETLVRAIRAQGTAVLVIEHDMRFIFNLCDRVAVLVQGEKLVEGTSDVVQADERVVAAYLGTPFEGAPGQEELAEVEAAEAGAGTGTGTVGETGARTEEDR; this comes from the coding sequence ATGACCACCACCGCGACCACACCCGCCCCCACACCCACCGACGGCACCCCCGTCCTCACCGCCACCGGCGTCACCATGCGCTTCGGCGGACTCACCGCCGTACGCGCCGTCGACCTCACCGTCTCCACCCAGGAAATCGTCGGCCTCATAGGCCCCAACGGCGCCGGCAAAACCACCTTCTTCAACTGCCTCACCGGCCTCTACATCCCCACAGAAGGCACCGTCACCTACCGCGACACCGTCCTCCCACCCAAACCCCACCTCGTCACCAAAGCCGGCATCGCCCGCACCTTCCAGAACATCCGCCTCTTCGCCAACATGACCGTCCTCGAAAACGTCCTCGTCGGCCGCCACACCCGCACCCACGAAGGCCTCTTCGCCGCACTCCTCCGCACCCCCCGCTTCCACCGCGCCGAAACCGCCTCCACCCACCGCGCCATGGAACTCCTCGACTTCACCGGCCTCGCCCCCAAAGCCGACCACCTCGCCCGCAACCTCCCCTACGGCGAACAGCGCAAGCTGGAGATCGCCCGCGCCCTCGCCAGCGACCCCGGCCTGCTCCTCCTCGACGAACCCACCGCCGGCATGAACCCCCAGGAGACCCGCGCCACCGAGACCCTCGTCCGCGCCATCCGCGCCCAGGGCACCGCCGTCCTCGTCATCGAGCACGACATGCGCTTCATCTTCAACCTCTGCGACCGCGTCGCCGTCCTCGTCCAGGGCGAGAAACTCGTCGAAGGCACCTCCGACGTCGTCCAAGCCGACGAACGCGTCGTCGCCGCCTACCTCGGCACACCCTTCGAGGGCGCGCCGGGCCAGGAGGAACTCGCCGAGGTCGAGGCCGCGGAGGCCGGAGCGGGCACGGGCACGGGCACGGTCGGCGAAACCGGCGCCCGGACGGAGGAGGACCGATGA
- a CDS encoding branched-chain amino acid ABC transporter permease encodes MPDQLLRLPAARALTLTGAALTILSTFLAWTWTTAFPGNLTVNGYPGGLQTITLTGGILTLLHALAGHHIRGLRWLAPAGTTAPTVLLALGTLATTWYTLGAITTDLGGLAHLEPGAYAAAAATLLTLAGALALPTDRQNTETTNHTGNTESNGSTNSTDTPTTPETHPNAWRRFRHTLTTGRAPRPTPLPTWAEILVIAAAFALGLAVFTYGIDTEYGELFVGYLLLAVFTLTALGRSGLTSRLTTLTAKHRNITLAAAFTAAACFPFLQTNDAYANLATSILIFATVALGLNVVVGLAGLLDLGYVAFLGVGAYAAALVSGSPESAVGVHFPFWAAVLTGIGASLVFGVLIGAPTLRLRGDYLAIVTLGFGEIFRITMLNLNGKTGPDITNGSMGIPNIPELDLFGFDFGRTHDILGIPIGRFGNYYLLMLLATLLVVLVFRRAAESRIGRAWVAIREDETAATAMGINAFRLKLLAFALGAALAGLAGTVHAHVITTATPDQYQFAGTVPPNSAFLLAAVILGGMGTISGPVVGAALLYLIPNKMDFMQDYQLLLFGLALILLMRFRPEGMVADRRKQLEFHETGQLDVPEQGLPDGAVGVTKAEA; translated from the coding sequence ATGCCGGACCAACTCCTGCGCCTCCCCGCCGCCCGCGCCCTCACCCTCACCGGCGCCGCCCTCACCATCCTCTCCACCTTCCTCGCCTGGACCTGGACCACCGCCTTCCCCGGCAACCTCACCGTCAACGGCTACCCCGGCGGCCTCCAGACCATCACCCTCACCGGCGGCATCCTCACCCTCCTCCACGCCCTCGCCGGACACCACATCCGCGGCCTCCGCTGGCTCGCCCCCGCCGGAACCACCGCCCCCACCGTCCTCCTCGCCCTCGGCACCCTCGCCACCACCTGGTACACCCTCGGCGCCATCACCACCGACCTCGGCGGCCTCGCCCACCTCGAACCCGGCGCCTACGCCGCCGCGGCCGCCACCCTCCTCACCCTCGCCGGAGCCCTCGCCCTCCCCACCGACCGGCAGAACACCGAAACCACCAACCACACGGGAAACACCGAAAGCAACGGCAGCACCAACAGCACAGACACCCCAACCACCCCAGAAACCCACCCCAACGCCTGGCGCCGCTTCCGCCACACCCTCACCACCGGCCGCGCACCCCGGCCCACCCCACTCCCCACCTGGGCCGAAATCCTCGTCATCGCCGCCGCCTTCGCCCTCGGCCTCGCCGTCTTCACCTACGGCATCGACACCGAATACGGCGAACTCTTCGTCGGCTACCTCCTCCTCGCCGTCTTCACCCTCACCGCACTCGGCCGCTCCGGACTCACCTCACGCCTCACCACCCTCACCGCCAAACACCGCAACATCACCCTCGCCGCCGCGTTCACCGCCGCCGCCTGCTTCCCCTTCCTCCAGACCAACGACGCCTACGCCAACCTCGCCACCAGCATCCTGATCTTCGCCACCGTCGCCCTCGGCCTCAACGTCGTCGTCGGCCTCGCCGGCCTCCTCGACCTCGGCTACGTCGCCTTCCTCGGCGTCGGCGCCTACGCGGCCGCCCTCGTCTCCGGCTCCCCCGAATCCGCCGTCGGCGTCCACTTCCCCTTCTGGGCCGCCGTCCTCACCGGCATCGGCGCCTCCCTCGTCTTCGGCGTCCTCATCGGAGCCCCCACCCTCCGCCTCCGCGGCGACTACCTCGCCATCGTCACCCTCGGCTTCGGCGAGATCTTCCGCATCACCATGCTCAACCTCAACGGAAAAACCGGACCCGACATCACCAACGGCTCCATGGGCATCCCCAACATCCCCGAACTCGACCTCTTCGGCTTCGACTTCGGCCGCACCCACGACATCCTCGGCATCCCCATCGGCCGCTTCGGCAACTACTACCTCCTGATGCTCCTCGCCACCCTCCTCGTCGTCCTCGTCTTCCGCCGCGCCGCCGAATCCCGCATCGGCCGCGCCTGGGTCGCCATCCGCGAGGACGAGACCGCCGCCACCGCCATGGGCATCAACGCCTTCCGCCTCAAACTCCTCGCCTTCGCCCTCGGCGCCGCCCTCGCCGGACTCGCCGGCACCGTCCACGCCCACGTCATCACCACCGCCACCCCCGACCAGTACCAGTTCGCCGGCACCGTCCCACCCAACTCCGCCTTCCTCCTCGCCGCCGTCATCCTCGGCGGCATGGGCACCATCAGCGGACCCGTCGTCGGCGCCGCCCTGCTCTACCTCATCCCGAACAAGATGGACTTCATGCAGGACTACCAGCTGCTCCTCTTCGGCCTCGCCCTCATCCTGCTGATGCGCTTCCGCCCCGAAGGCATGGTCGCCGACCGCAGGAAACAGCTCGAATTCCACGAGACCGGGCAACTGGACGTACCCGAACAAGGCCTCCCCGACGGGGCGGTCGGCGTCACCAAAGCGGAGGCGTGA
- a CDS encoding branched-chain amino acid ABC transporter permease translates to MHELPQQLANGLILGAMYGLIAIGYTMVYGIVQLINFAHGEIFMVGGFGALTAYLTLPDGTALALALPLMVLGGVLASVAIGVAAERFAYRPLRGAPRLAPLITAIGLSIALQQAIWKWYPDAKKARVFPQFKGESLDILGVTVQRGELFLLAAAPLCMLALGLFVARTRTGRGMQATAQDPDTAKLMGINTDRIIVIAFAIGAAFAAIAAVAHGLKYGQVDFRMGFITGLKAFTAAVLGGIGNIYGAMLGGVVLGVAEALATGYIEEIPGMTQFGGGSWKDVWAFVLLILVLLLRPQGLLGERVADRA, encoded by the coding sequence GTGCACGAACTGCCGCAACAGCTGGCCAACGGACTCATCCTCGGCGCGATGTACGGACTCATCGCGATCGGCTACACGATGGTCTACGGCATCGTCCAGCTCATCAACTTCGCCCACGGCGAGATCTTCATGGTCGGCGGCTTCGGCGCCCTGACCGCCTACCTCACCCTCCCCGACGGCACCGCCCTCGCCCTCGCCCTCCCCCTCATGGTCCTCGGCGGCGTCCTCGCCTCCGTCGCCATCGGCGTCGCCGCCGAACGCTTCGCCTACCGCCCCCTGCGCGGCGCCCCCCGCCTCGCCCCCCTCATCACCGCCATCGGCCTCTCCATCGCCCTCCAGCAAGCCATCTGGAAGTGGTACCCCGACGCCAAGAAAGCCCGCGTCTTCCCCCAGTTCAAAGGCGAATCCCTCGACATCCTCGGCGTCACCGTCCAACGCGGCGAACTCTTCCTCCTCGCCGCCGCACCCCTCTGCATGCTCGCCCTCGGCCTCTTCGTCGCCCGCACCCGCACCGGCCGCGGCATGCAAGCCACCGCCCAGGACCCCGACACCGCCAAGCTCATGGGCATCAACACCGACCGCATCATCGTCATCGCCTTCGCCATCGGCGCCGCCTTCGCCGCGATCGCCGCCGTCGCCCACGGCCTCAAATACGGCCAGGTCGACTTCCGCATGGGCTTCATCACCGGCCTCAAGGCCTTCACCGCCGCCGTCCTCGGCGGCATCGGCAACATCTACGGCGCCATGCTCGGCGGCGTCGTCCTCGGCGTCGCCGAAGCCCTCGCCACCGGCTACATCGAGGAGATCCCCGGCATGACCCAGTTCGGCGGCGGCTCCTGGAAAGACGTCTGGGCCTTCGTCCTCCTCATCCTCGTCCTGCTGCTCAGGCCCCAGGGCCTGCTCGGCGAACGCGTCGCGGACAGGGCGTGA